Sequence from the Pirellulales bacterium genome:
CAGGGTCTCGATCGCTTCGTCGCGGCTCTTGGCGGCGTCCGCCAGAGAAGCTTCTTGCTCGCGGCTTGCGCGCTCGAGCTGTGAATTCTTCGCGCGGAGGGCGTCGACGTCGGATTGCAGCGCAGCGGCCCGTTCGGAGACGTCGTCGAGTCGCAGTTGCAGCTCGACCTGCGTCGCCTCGGCCGCCACGGCCCGGGCCTCCGCCGCTGCGAACTCGCTGTTGTAAGCCGCCGCCGCCGCCGCGGCCTCGTCGCGGGCCTGCTGCTTCGCTTGCTCGAGAGCGACTTCAGCCGCGGCCGAGTCGTCCTGCACGGAATTCAACTCCGCCTGAAGTGCGGCGAGTCGTTCCTCCGCGGCGGCCTTCTCCGCTTGCGCGGCGTCGAGTTCCGCTCGGGGAGCAAGCGACGCCAACGCTTCATCGTGCCGGCGGGCAAGATCTTTGATCTCGCGAGACAGCCGCTCGTTAGTCTCTCGCGCGGCGTCGAGTTCCGCTGCCGCAGCGGCCAGAGCGTCGGCCTCTTGCTTGTCGGCCGCAGCGGCCTGCTCCTCGATCCGCTCAAGTTCGGATCGCGGCACGGTCGTCGCCTGCAATGCGGCCAAGTCCCGCTCAAGGTCGGCGATTCGCTTCGTATTCGTCGCTTGCTCGGCGTCCCGCTCGCGCTTCAGCCGAGCGACGTCGTCACGGAGCGCGGCGGCCTCGGCCGTTGCGGCTTCAAGCGCCCCCTGCGCCGCAGTCAAGTCGCCCGCGAGTTTCTCGACGTCATTGCGCGGCGCCGTTGTCTTCTGCAACTCGGCGAGTTGTCGTGTCAGTCGATCCCGCTCCGCCTGGAGTCGATCGGCCTCGGACTGCGGGACGGTCGTCGCTCGCAATTCGGCGAGTTCCCGCCGAAGTCGATCCCGCTCCGTGGAAAGCGACTCGACCTCGGCGCGGGGAGCGGTCGTCTTCTTCAGCTCGGCGAGTTCTTCCGCCAGTTGGTTCCGCTCGGCAGCAGCGGTTGACTCGTCTCCCTTGACGGCATCGAGCGCCCGGCGATGGCGGTCGCACTCCGCGGTTAGCTCGGTCGCTTCGCGGCGCAGCTTGTCCGCCTCGGCTTTTGCTGCGGTCAGGTCTTGGCGGGCCGCGGCGGCCAGGGCTTCGGCTTCGGTTGCGGACTGCTCAGCGGCATGTCGCTGCTTCTCCGCGGCCGCCGTCGCCGCCTCGGCCACGGCAAGTTCGCTACGTGCGACCGTGGATTCTTTGAGCGCGGCCAGGGCCTGATGCGCTTCGGCCAGCTCGCGCTGGAGCTGCGCGGTCGACGCGGCCGTGGCGGAGCGGTCGCCGCTGCTTGCCGCAAGTTGGGCGCGAAGTTCCTCGCAGTACAGTTCCAGCGAGTCCCGCTCGGACTTGGCGTCTTCCAGTTCCTGCCGGAGGTCCCCGAGCTGCTTTTCGAGCTCGCCGGCGCTGCGGCGCGCCTGGTCGGTCTCGACTTGCTGCGAGTCGAGCTGCTCCTCCAATCCCGACAGCTCGCCGCGCAGGGCCGCCAAAGCCGCGGCGAGTTCGCGGTGAGTCGCCTGGAGCTGCTCGGCGTCGATGCCCCCGCCGGTGTGCGAGGCGCTCACTTGGCGGGCGAGATCCTGCAACTGACGTTCGAGTTGGGCTTTCTCCTGGTCGCGGCGCGAGAGCTGCGACTGACGCTCGGCGATTTCCTTGGCGAGCTGCTTTTCGAGGACCGTAGCGTACTGTTCGGCTGCGGCCAGGCGAACTCGGGTCTGAGTCAGCGCGATGATGTCCTGCGCCGTGTTGACCGCCAGCGGCACGCCGGGCGCACCGGGAACGTTGAACTCGGCGGCAAGCTTTTCGACCCAGGTGCTCAGCTCGGCCTCGATCGTTCCCAGCCGATCGCGCTGGACGCCGAGCGCTTCGTCCGCGCGAGCCCGCAGAGCGCGCAGCTTTTCCGCTGCCGCATCGGCGGATCGTCCCGGAGGACCATGCTCGGGTTTGGGGGCTTCCATGAGGCCGCTCATTCGTTGCGTACGCTCGGCGCACGCGGGCCCTGTCGTCACAAGGGGCGCTCGTCGAGGGGTGGCCCGCTCGCGTATTCCTGCGAGTTTTCCACTCCCTTGATATACGCCGCGCCCCGCGTCGCCGCCGAAACGGGGGAACTGCGATTTCGCCGCCGGCGGGGCGGTGCGCAGGCTGGCGCCGATTGTGCCGGGGACGCCGCTTGAAGGGCTAAGTCGAGGCGGTCTGCGTCGGGAAACAAGTCGCGACGACCGGCGCATCGCGTCCAATCGCGCCTCTCCGAGGAGGTTCACCCGCCGGGGCGATTGACCACGTTCTCCGGCTCGTCGCCCCGCAGCATGGCGACGACCTGTCCGCTGACGCGGGTGCGCAGTTCGTGCGTCGCCTCAGGCGATTGAAACGCGACATGCGGCGTAACGATGACGCGCGGATCGTCGTACGGGGCTTGCGACAAATCGGGAGGTTCGGGCGTTTGCACGTCGAGGCCGGCGCCGGCGATCTCGCCGGCAGCGAGCGCTCGCGCGAGCGCCGCGTGATCGACCAGCCCGCCGCGCGCCGTGTTGATGAAGAACGCCGTGGGCTTCATCAGGCGGAACTCCTCGTCGCTGAACATGTGTCGGGTTTGTTCAGTGAGCGGGGCGAGCACGGCGACGAAATCGCTCTCTGCCAGGAGTTGCTCGAGCGGCAGCCAGGGGATGGCGTCAGGCATCTGTCGCGAGCGATTGTGGCCGACGACGCGCATCCCCGCCGCGGCGCCGAGCCGAGCGGCGACGCGTCCGATTTGCCCGACGCCGACGATTCCCAGCGTCTTGCCCGAGACCCGCAGCACCGGCAACCCCGCCACGGCGTCGTAGATCCGTTGCTTGGCGGCATGGTGGTAGTACCCCACCTTGCGAGCCAAGGCGTAGACCAGCGCAATCGTATGCTCGGCGACCTCGGTGACGCAGTAGTCGGGGACGTTCGTCACGACGATCCCTCGCTGGGTCGCCCGGCCGACGTCGATGTTGTCGAGCCCGATCCCCGTGCGGGCGATGTGCCGACAGCGGTCGGCGGCATCGATGACCCGCGCGGTCACGGGGGCCCAGCAGGTGATGATCGCGTCGCATCCCGGCGCCAGCGCGGCGAGCGTTTCCTCCCGATTGTCGGGCGACACCACCAGCTCGCAGTCGACCTCGGCGAGCGCCGTTCGCTCGATCTCGGCGTCGGCCCACGGGTAGTCGGTGTAGAGTACGCGGAAACGGGGCATCGGAGGGAGGGAGGTGCTGGGCGACTTGTGATTGGTGAACGGTGCTTTCTTGCGTCGGGCTTGCGTCTTAGCGCCTCTCGTACATCCTCGCGATCTCGCGCGAAAACCGCAACTCGATCGCGTCGCGCCGCAGACTCAGCTTGGGGGTCATTTCGCCCTCCTCGACCGAAAACCCTCGTGCGAGCAGCACGAACTCCCCAATTCGTTCGTGCGGGGCCGCGTCGGCAAGACATCGCTCGATCTCGGCCCGATAGAGCGCCCGGACGCGGGGGTGCCCGACTGCTCGCCGCCGGGACCAGACCCACAGCCGTTGCCGCCGAATCTCCTCCCGCAGCGCCGAGGGATTGGGGACGATCAGCGCGACGAGGTAATTCCGTCCGTCCCCGACAAGGCACGCCTGCTCGACAAGCGGCGAGCCGACCAGGAGCGCCTCAAGCCGCGCCGGGGCGACGTTCTTGCCCGTCGCCAGGACGAGCATCTCCTTCTTCCGTCCGGTGATGACGAGATTCCCCCCCGGGCTCCAGGCTCCGAGGTCCCCTGTATGGAGCCAGCCGTCGGCGAGCGTTTCCGCGGTCGCGGACTCGTCACGCCAGTAGCCGCTCATCACGCTGGGGCCGCGGACGAGCACCTCGCTGTCGTCGGCGATCATCACCTCGATGTTCGCGAGCGGCCGCCCCACCGTGCCGGCGACGTAGGTCTCGGCGGTCGTGGTCGAGACGACCGGCGCCGACTCAGTGAGCCCGTAGCCCGTGAAGATCGGCAGTCCCGCCTCCTCGAAGATGCGCTCGACGTCGGGGGACATGGCCGCGCCGCCGCAGTGGAGTCGCTTGATCGATCCCCCCAAGAGTTGCCGCAGGGCCGCCCCGCGCTGATCTGCGGGACGCTCGCGGACGGCCTGAGCGAGTTTCTGGTACAGGTACGGCACGGCGTTCATCACGGTGGGTTGACACGCACCGGCGTCGCGAACGAGCGTGTCGCGGCTTTCGGCCAGCACGATTCGCGTGCCGCGGTAGACCCAGCTGTACAGGTCGCAGGTCCGGGCGTAGATGTGCGACATCGGCAGGACGCACAATCGGACCTCGTCGGCTGGTTGCGCCGACGCGTCGGAAGTCGCGATCACGTTGCTGGTGAGCTGCCGGTGCGTGAGCATCACCCCCCGCGGGGCCCCCGTGGTGCCGGAGGTGTACAGGATCGTCGCCAGCGAGTCGGGCTCGATCAGCGCCGGGGCGACCGGGGGGGCGCTCCGGCCGCTCGCCAGGAACGAGTCCCGCTCCGCTACGGCGAAACCCCGGGGCAAGCGCTCGCGCAACTGATCGGCCTGGCGGACGTCTTGCGCCAGCGCGAGACGCGCGTCGCTATGGACGATCTGCTCGACCGCCGCGGCCAGAGGGAGCGCGGCGTGGAGCGGCACATGGACCGCTCCGCGCGATTGAATCGCCAGATCGGCGACGATCCACCCGGGCGAATTTCCTCCCCAATGAGCGACGCGGTCCTCCGGTCCGACCCCTGCGGCGGCGAGCGCCGCTGTCCCTTCGGCCACGGCTTGAACGATTTCGTTCCACGCGAGCCACTGCAACCGGCCTTGTTGGAAGAACCCGAGCGCCGGCCGATCGCCGCAGCGGGCGACCGTTTCGGCGAGCATGGCCGGAATGGTCGCCTGCCTGGAGAGCCCGGGGACGAACGAAGATGCGGAATCGGCGGCCATAGGTCGGTTGCTGCGGGGCGTTTTGCGAGGGATACTTCAGTCGCGGCAGGCTTGCCCCGATTGGGTGCGCCGTCGCGACCAAATCGGCCGAAACGACTCGTTCGGCTGCAATCCCCGTGCAGCACGTCGGGTCCCCATCCCAGGCGAGCGAATCCGTCTCGCGTCAGGCACGCATGAAACCCCTCAAAGCCCGCCAAAAGCTCGGCAAGTACGTCATCGAGCGGCGGCTCGGCGAGGGGGGCTTTGCCGTAGTCTATCAGGCTCGCGACACGATTGAAGGGATCCGCGTCGCCCTGAAGATCCCCCATCCCCACATGCTCAACGAGAGCGTGATGGAGGATTTTCGCCGCGAGGTGCGGCTCACCGCCCAGCTCGAACATCCGAACATCCTGCCGCTGCGCAACGCCCAGTTCGTCGACGGGCACTTCGTGATCGCCAGCCGCATGGGCGAGATGACGCTCGACGAGCGGCTCACCAAGCGGCTGTCGATCGATACCGCGCTGGATTTCGCCCGACAGATGCTCGCGGCGGTCGCGTTCGCTCACGAAAAAAAGATCGTTCACTGCGACCTGAAGCCCGACAACTTTATCTTGTTCGAGGGGAATCGGCTGCGGCTGACCGATTTCGGCGTAGCGCTGGTGGCCGAGCGGACGCTTCGCGGCTCGGGATCGGGGACGCTGGGCTACATGGCCCCCGACCAGGCGATGGGGCGTCCGTCGTTCCGCAGCGACGTCTTCTCGCTGGGGTTGATCCTGTACCGCATGTTTGCGGGTCGTTTGCCCGAGTACCCGTTCAACTGGCCGCCGCCGGGATTCCGCGTGCTGCAGCAGAAGATTTCGCCCGGCTTCATCGAGATCATCCGCAAGTCGATTGAAGTGAGTCCCCAGGATCGGTACGCCGATGCGGGGTCCATGCTGGCCGCGTACGATCGGTTGAAGACGCGTCGTCGCGGTCGCGGGGGACGGACTCGCATTCAGAAACGCTCGAGCCGCCGCACCAATGACTGGAAGGCGGTCCTCTGGCATCAATTCACCAAGGAGTTCGGCCGTACGATCGGCGCCACGTTCCAATGCACCGCGTGTCGCGGCCCCGTCTCCGAAGCGATGACGATTTGCCCGTGGTGCGGCGTCAGCCGGGCAGGTCACGACGGGGGCACCGACTTTCCCCAGGAATGCCCGCGCTGCCACAGAGGGATGAAGCTCGATTGGCCGTATTGCCCCTGGTGCTTCGGCCCGGGGTTCGAGGTCCTCACCAAGCGGCAGTACACCGACAAGCGGTACGTTCCCACGGCCAAGTGCCGCAATCCGCAGTGCACGCGCAAAGTGTTGATGCCGTTTATGCGGTACTGCCCTTGGTGTCGGACTAAAGTCCGGCGAAAATGGAAAGTGCCTGAATCGACCGAGACCTGCAAACATTGCCAGTGGGGCGCGGCCGACGGGTTCTGGAGCTACTGCCCGTGGTGCGGCAAGCAACAAGGCGGAGGCTGACGGGTATGAAGCCCGAGAAGCTGCAGATCGGCGAGGTTCGGACGTTCGTCGAGGCCGACATGCTCGAGCCCCTGGCGTTCGACGTCGCCGGGGGGACGGCCGCTGTCGTCTCGGTCCGCCGACCGGAGAAAGAGGGGCCCAACGAGGACGCCGCCGCGGTCGTCGCCGCCGGCGAGTCGTCGGCCGTGCTGATCGTCTCCGACGGTTGCGGCGGAATGGCCGGCGGGCAGGCGGCCGCCCGGATCGCCGTCGAGACGATCACCGCCGAGATTCAATCGGCGATCAGCCACGGCCTGCCGCTGCGAATGGCGATCCTCGACGGCATCGAGCAGGCCAATCGTCAGATCATCGATCTCAAGATCGGCGCCGGGGCCACCCTGGCCATTGTCCACGTCGAGGACGGCGACGCCCGCACGTACCACGTCGGCGATTCGCAGATTCTTCTGGTCGGCGGGCGCGGCAAGGTGAAGATGCTCACCACCAGCCATTCGCCGGTGGGCTACGCCTTCGAAGCGGGGGTGCTCGACGAGTCCGAGGCGCTTGACCACGAAGATCGCCACCTCGTCTCGAACGTGCTGGGCGCCGCCGAGATGCACGTCGAGATGGGGAGCCCTCGCCGCTTGGCCGAGCGCGACGGGTTGCTGGCGGCCAGCGACGGACTCTTGGACAATCTGTTGATCGAGGAGATCGTCAACCTGCTCCGCTTGGGCCGCGTCGACCGCGCCGCCGCGAAACTCGCCGGGCTGGGGCGCGAGCGAATGGACAACCCCCAAGACGGCCTGCCGCACAAGCCGGACGATCTGACGCTGATTGCGTACAGCCGGCGAGGGCGGAAGGGATAGGCTGCCGAGCCGGCGTCACTCGCCGATGATCTTCACCAGCGCCCGCTTCTTCCTGCGCCCGTCGAATTCGCCGTAGAAGATCTGCTCCCACGGGCCGAAATCGAGTTTGCCGGCAGTCACCGCGACGACGACCTCGCGGCCCATGATCTGCCGCTTGTGGTGGGCGTCGGCGTTGTCCTCGCCCGTGCGGTTGTGGTGGTACCGTTGCGGCGAGGGGTCGAACGGGGCGAGTTCTTCCAGCCACTTCGCGTAGTCGCGCAGGAGCCCTGGTTCGTCGTCGTTAATGAACACGCTGGCGGTGATGTGCATCGCGTTGACCAGGCACAGCCCCTCGCGAACGCCGCTTTCGGCGAGGCAGCGTTCGACGTCGGGGGTGATGTTCACGAATCCCATCCGCTCGGGGACGTTGAACCACAATTCACGGCGGAAATGTCGCATGGGAAGGGAGCGGTTTGAGGAGCGAGGTTTGAGTCGCGAGTCGAGCGTCAAGCAGCGTGCCGCGGCGGCACGCGACGGACGTTACTCCCAAGCAAGCTCCTGATCCTCGCCGGGCATCTCTTCGGGGAGAGGGATCGTCGCTTTTCCTGTCGCGGCCCACTCCGTGCCCCGAAGCAACGTGGCCACGAAGCCGGCGCACTTCAGCGAGTAATCGGCGTGCCCCAGCACGGTGTGAAAGACGCGCCCCTTGCCGTACTCGACGGTCATCAGCACCGGCTCGTCGCGGCCGGTGCCGCCGATGGCGGGATCGGAGTGCGCGGTGGCCAGCACTGTCATGTTCTTCGCCGGGCCGCGGAGCCGGTCGTACAGTTCGTCCTGGGCGTGGAGCCATCGCGACGGCAGGCCCAGCATGATCGGGTGCTTGGCGTCGCGCGTCTCGACCACGTACTTGTGCTGCGGCGGATGATGCCCGCCGGGGCCCGGCGTTTCGTCGCGCACGAGCTTGCCGTCCTTGTAGTACACGTACGGACCCCACCGCTCGTCGCGTCCGTACCAGCCTCCAAGACCGCACATTTCGTTGTACGCGGGCCACTGGGCGAACGAGTTGTCGGCGGCGTGGACGACGACCAGCCCGCCGCCGTCGGCCACGAACTTTTCGAAGGCGCGTTGCGTCTCTTCCGGCGGCAAGACTTGGCTGTTGTAGTTGCTGAGCACGGCGTCGTAGCCGGCGAAGGTCGGGCGCCAATCGCTTCGTTTGGCCTCTCCTTCGCCCGTCGTGCGAATCGTGACCCGGTCGACGATGAACCGATCCCCGCCGCCGCGACGCAAAATCGCTTGCAGCACGGGGGTCGTCGTTTCCCAATCGTGGTACGGGTTTGCGCCGTCGATGAGCAAGATTCGCAGCGGCGAACGCTCGGCCGGTTCGTCTTCGGCGCGGGCGGCCGAGGCGGCGAGTCCCGTCGTTGTCGCGATCAGCGCCATCGCGATTCCTCGCCCCAGCCGTCGGCCCCTCGATTCTCGCCCCATGCCCGCCGCTCCGTTCGTGTCGCTTGTGAGAAAAGTCGCCGCCCGGCCGCAGTATAGCAAGGCCGCGCGGGGGGGAGGAGGCGACTGTCTCACGCTGAGCCGCAGAGTTCGCAGGGGGGCGCATGCCGGCCTGCGCCCCGATGAGTCACGCGCGTCTCGCCTCTCCTGCGATCCCGGCGCCGTTGCGTGAGGTTGCTTCGCAGGCAAGTTGAACGCGACGCGGTGCACAAAGGCTTGTCTCGCGAGGCGCCACGGGGTTACGCTGGTTGGAGTCGTCCCGACTTGTTCTCATGCTCCCCGTCCCGTCGCCCGCTTGCGTCGATTGCCTGGGCCGCGACGCACTTGGATGGAACACTCAAAACTTCGCCGCCAGATCGCGTGGGAAGCAGCGCGGTTGATGTACGAGCGGCAGGAATCGGAATACTACCGCGCCAAGATGAAGGCCGCCCGGCGACTGTGCCAGGGGTGGGCCAAGCCGAAGGATCTCCCCTCGAACGCCGAGATCCGCGACGTCATCCAGGCGTTCGCGCGGGTTTACGAGGGCGAGGCTCGCGTCGCCAACCTGCGCGACATGCGCGTGGCGGCGCTGGCGATGCTCGAGCGGCTTGCGGCGTTTCGACCGCGGCTTATCGGCAGCGTGCTGACCGGCCATGTGCGGCAGGGATCCGACGTCGACGTCCATGTCTTCTCCGACAGCGTCGAGGCGGTCGTCGGCGTCCTGCAAGGAGACGGGCTCGTCCCCGAGGTCGAGCGGAAGAGCGTCCGCAAGCATGGCGAGCAGCGCGTTTACGCGCACGTGCATGTGCACGATCGGTTTCGGTTTGAACTGACCGTCTACGCCTCCGCCGAGGCGCGCGTCGTGTTCAAGAGCTCGATCACCGGCAAGCCGATCGAGCGGGCCGGCGCGGCTGAATTGCGGCAGTTCCTCGCCCGGGAGCACCCCGATCTCGATCTCGCGGCGGCGCTCGCCGAGGCGGCCGAACGGGTCGATCGATTTGCGGCCCTCGAAGCGATCCTGTTGCCGCTGGAAAACGTCCGGCAAGACCTGCGCTATCACCCCGAGGGGGACGCTCTGTACCACAGCCTGCAGGTCTTCGATCGGGCGCGAGACGAACTGCCGTACGACGAGGAATTTCTGACGGCCGCGCTGGTGCACGACGTCGGCAAGGCGATCGACCCGCGCGACCATGTGGCCGCGGGACTGGAGGCGCTCGAGGGGCTGGTGAGCGAGCGGACCGCATGGCTCGTCGAGCAGCACATGGAGGTCCATGCGATCGTCGCCGGGACGCTCGGGCGGCGCGCTTGGCGGCGGCTCCGCGAATCGCCCTGGTACGACGATCTGCTGCTGTTGGGGCAGTGCGACCGCCGCGGCCGGGTCCCCGGAGCGCGGGCGCCTGAACTCGACGAGGCCTTGGCGTACTTGCGCGAAATCTGCGACGAGGGGTGAGGTCGCGAGGTGCTCGGCTTTCAGTGGACAGTCCGACTGGTTAAGTTGCGAGGGCGGAGGAGGACCGTCCTTTGCCCCGAACGAAGCCTGCCGCGCCCGTCCGAGAGGAGCAATGTCAGTGCTTTGTCAGCTCGATTATTTCGGGTTGGCGACGACGCAATCTGTTGACAGAGAGAACTGTTGCGTCGCCGCCAACCCGAAATCTAGCCTGTGTCAAAGCACTAGGCCCGGAGCGTGAACCGCATCCGGTCGAGCAACCGGGGCGGCTCGAATGGCGCTTCGTTCCTTGTCGCAGGTTGCGGCAAGGGGTAGGTTGAGGCCATGAAAAGGCCCTCCGTATGCCGAAATAGGGATGCGGTACATATGTATAGATGCCCGCAGGCAGATCGTCAACCTGCTTACTGAAGGTCTACTTCAATATGCAGGGCTTACTGAAGAAGTTTCGGTCTAATAACAAGTTAGGCCTCTCGAAATTCTGGCGAACCTATCACTACTATACGCGTCATGTTTTGTGTCACATTAATAGAACGGATTGCGAACAATGCCGCAGGAAATCGACTTCGGTAACCCACCAGGCGGGTACTGCCTATCCGCGGCTCGTGCCGGTGAAACCGGGACGATTCAACAACTCGAATTTACATCGACCGAAGATGGGCAACACTTCGTTCAACGGCTTGAGGGAATCCCAAACGATATCCTGAACCGGTTATCGCCCCTGTTTCGCCCATCACAGGTTGATTCACTTCTCGCAATTTGCCGGCAAGATGGCACGGCAACGGTTTACATCAACGAGTTGGCTCAAAGGGCGCGAATTCGGTCTCGCGGAGCAATCGAGGTCGGGTCTGCAGTTACGAAAAATCAAATTGCCGATATCGAGCGGCTGGAATTTGACGTGGATATTCCGGCGGATGCTGGCGTAGTCGTAATTTTCTCAGTTGGATGGCGAAAAGGACTTTTTTACGACTTCTGCCCGATTGGTGGGCCAGAACGAGAAGACCGCCAATACGATCTCAGCGCCATTTTGGGACAGGCTTATTGCCATGTAATGTTTCAGGAACGCTTTAGCATTTCTGATGACGAATGGAAAGCATTGTTCGCAGCAAAATGGTTCTTGTTCACGGGTTTATCAGACGAATCCAATAATACAATAATCAGCCATTTGAGATCAGGATGGGACCCAGATGAAAAACTTGCCGACTACGTCGACGAAATCAAGGGTCAGCTTGACCAATGGCTCGACAACTGGCGGGATCATTCTTCGTATTCTCCACACCTTCAAATTCTTGCACGCGCGGTCGAGCGCTTTCAGGATGACGACTACGTAAGCTGTACCGGTTTACTTTTTCCGAGAATTGAAGGGATTTTGCGAACACACCATACCAGCCAGGGCGTCTCGAATCGTCCGTTACCTAAAAACCTTACGGATACGGCTGTTGCATCCAAAATCGACAACGATAAATGCCTGTTAATGCCCCACCGATTCGCGACCTACTTACGTGAAATTTACTTCGCCAACTTCAGCCCTACTACTCAGGACATTGACGTTTCGCGTCACAGTGTGGCCCACGGCGTCGCTGATCCTGGCCAATTCAATCAAAAATCTGCATTGCTTGGGCTGCTGATTGTTCAACAATTGTTCTATTTTCTCGAAAATGAAACTAGTGATTGTGATACTAGCGCCGCTGAACAGCCCGTGGAAAACGAGGCATAACCCTGCAATGAACCGAAGTCGCGGAGCCGGGCGACTTTGAAATGGACAATTAACTCCCGCGACTCGGTTATCGCTGACGTTAGGCGGCTAGTATGTCGCTTGGATCGCAGGTCATTGATGAACTTGCTAGTCGGCGCGAGCTGGGCATGTACTTCGACTTTGGCGGGTACCGAGCCCTTCGTCGCATTGACGACCCCGCGGAGCTTGCAGAGTTTCTGTCGGGCCGCGGCTACCCGCATGCACCCTTGACGACTGACGCGGTCGTCGCCGTCGATTGGCTTCGCGCGGTCGCGCATACGGACGCTGGGCAAAGCATGCTTATCTGGATGGCGTTCGACCCGTTGGGCGGCATTTTGGCATTGCCACTGTGGCTGCTCTCTCGCCTAACAAATCGCGGCCGTTGACCCGCCGGTCCAACGGCCGCTTTGGCGTTGCTCTTCCGCTGCGGTATACTGGCGCTCAACCCCGCCACGCTTGAGGGCGGGCAACTGAGCCTTTTACGTTAGGCGTCACACACACTACCCGGGAGCCTCTCAGTGAGTTGTCTTGGTGTCCACTTCGCGATAACGGCCGCTGAGGCCGAATCCCTCGTATCTCTGCCGACCGACGAAGAGCGGCTGGAGTACGTTCAGGAACAGCTTGAAGAACGCTACTTCAGCGAGTCGCGCGAGCTCGTTGCGGAGAGCGACAAAGCTTGGGACGCCATGCATCGCGCGCTGGCCGACGGGGAACTCACTTGGGACGGAGGCACTTATCCGCTGAACCACGCCGTCCTGGCCGGCACGCTCCTGTATTCGGGAAGCGACTACATCATCACCCTTAAGTCGCCTGGGCAAGTCAAGGACATCGCCGCGGCACTCCAAGGCCTTACCGAG
This genomic interval carries:
- a CDS encoding C-terminal binding protein — protein: MPRFRVLYTDYPWADAEIERTALAEVDCELVVSPDNREETLAALAPGCDAIITCWAPVTARVIDAADRCRHIARTGIGLDNIDVGRATQRGIVVTNVPDYCVTEVAEHTIALVYALARKVGYYHHAAKQRIYDAVAGLPVLRVSGKTLGIVGVGQIGRVAARLGAAAGMRVVGHNRSRQMPDAIPWLPLEQLLAESDFVAVLAPLTEQTRHMFSDEEFRLMKPTAFFINTARGGLVDHAALARALAAGEIAGAGLDVQTPEPPDLSQAPYDDPRVIVTPHVAFQSPEATHELRTRVSGQVVAMLRGDEPENVVNRPGG
- a CDS encoding long-chain fatty acid--CoA ligase — translated: MAADSASSFVPGLSRQATIPAMLAETVARCGDRPALGFFQQGRLQWLAWNEIVQAVAEGTAALAAAGVGPEDRVAHWGGNSPGWIVADLAIQSRGAVHVPLHAALPLAAAVEQIVHSDARLALAQDVRQADQLRERLPRGFAVAERDSFLASGRSAPPVAPALIEPDSLATILYTSGTTGAPRGVMLTHRQLTSNVIATSDASAQPADEVRLCVLPMSHIYARTCDLYSWVYRGTRIVLAESRDTLVRDAGACQPTVMNAVPYLYQKLAQAVRERPADQRGAALRQLLGGSIKRLHCGGAAMSPDVERIFEEAGLPIFTGYGLTESAPVVSTTTAETYVAGTVGRPLANIEVMIADDSEVLVRGPSVMSGYWRDESATAETLADGWLHTGDLGAWSPGGNLVITGRKKEMLVLATGKNVAPARLEALLVGSPLVEQACLVGDGRNYLVALIVPNPSALREEIRRQRLWVWSRRRAVGHPRVRALYRAEIERCLADAAPHERIGEFVLLARGFSVEEGEMTPKLSLRRDAIELRFSREIARMYERR
- a CDS encoding protein kinase, giving the protein MKPLKARQKLGKYVIERRLGEGGFAVVYQARDTIEGIRVALKIPHPHMLNESVMEDFRREVRLTAQLEHPNILPLRNAQFVDGHFVIASRMGEMTLDERLTKRLSIDTALDFARQMLAAVAFAHEKKIVHCDLKPDNFILFEGNRLRLTDFGVALVAERTLRGSGSGTLGYMAPDQAMGRPSFRSDVFSLGLILYRMFAGRLPEYPFNWPPPGFRVLQQKISPGFIEIIRKSIEVSPQDRYADAGSMLAAYDRLKTRRRGRGGRTRIQKRSSRRTNDWKAVLWHQFTKEFGRTIGATFQCTACRGPVSEAMTICPWCGVSRAGHDGGTDFPQECPRCHRGMKLDWPYCPWCFGPGFEVLTKRQYTDKRYVPTAKCRNPQCTRKVLMPFMRYCPWCRTKVRRKWKVPESTETCKHCQWGAADGFWSYCPWCGKQQGGG
- a CDS encoding protein phosphatase 2C domain-containing protein, producing MKPEKLQIGEVRTFVEADMLEPLAFDVAGGTAAVVSVRRPEKEGPNEDAAAVVAAGESSAVLIVSDGCGGMAGGQAAARIAVETITAEIQSAISHGLPLRMAILDGIEQANRQIIDLKIGAGATLAIVHVEDGDARTYHVGDSQILLVGGRGKVKMLTTSHSPVGYAFEAGVLDESEALDHEDRHLVSNVLGAAEMHVEMGSPRRLAERDGLLAASDGLLDNLLIEEIVNLLRLGRVDRAAAKLAGLGRERMDNPQDGLPHKPDDLTLIAYSRRGRKG
- a CDS encoding secondary thiamine-phosphate synthase enzyme YjbQ, producing MRHFRRELWFNVPERMGFVNITPDVERCLAESGVREGLCLVNAMHITASVFINDDEPGLLRDYAKWLEELAPFDPSPQRYHHNRTGEDNADAHHKRQIMGREVVVAVTAGKLDFGPWEQIFYGEFDGRRKKRALVKIIGE
- a CDS encoding ThuA domain-containing protein; protein product: MALIATTTGLAASAARAEDEPAERSPLRILLIDGANPYHDWETTTPVLQAILRRGGGDRFIVDRVTIRTTGEGEAKRSDWRPTFAGYDAVLSNYNSQVLPPEETQRAFEKFVADGGGLVVVHAADNSFAQWPAYNEMCGLGGWYGRDERWGPYVYYKDGKLVRDETPGPGGHHPPQHKYVVETRDAKHPIMLGLPSRWLHAQDELYDRLRGPAKNMTVLATAHSDPAIGGTGRDEPVLMTVEYGKGRVFHTVLGHADYSLKCAGFVATLLRGTEWAATGKATIPLPEEMPGEDQELAWE
- a CDS encoding tRNA adenylyltransferase, translating into MEHSKLRRQIAWEAARLMYERQESEYYRAKMKAARRLCQGWAKPKDLPSNAEIRDVIQAFARVYEGEARVANLRDMRVAALAMLERLAAFRPRLIGSVLTGHVRQGSDVDVHVFSDSVEAVVGVLQGDGLVPEVERKSVRKHGEQRVYAHVHVHDRFRFELTVYASAEARVVFKSSITGKPIERAGAAELRQFLAREHPDLDLAAALAEAAERVDRFAALEAILLPLENVRQDLRYHPEGDALYHSLQVFDRARDELPYDEEFLTAALVHDVGKAIDPRDHVAAGLEALEGLVSERTAWLVEQHMEVHAIVAGTLGRRAWRRLRESPWYDDLLLLGQCDRRGRVPGARAPELDEALAYLREICDEG
- a CDS encoding YfbM family protein is translated as MSCLGVHFAITAAEAESLVSLPTDEERLEYVQEQLEERYFSESRELVAESDKAWDAMHRALADGELTWDGGTYPLNHAVLAGTLLYSGSDYIITLKSPGQVKDIAAALQGLTEPIFRQRYESIDGQSYDGELGDEDFEYTWHWLQEVRALYVRAAAEDRHVLFTADQ